A single region of the Sphingobium sp. Cam5-1 genome encodes:
- a CDS encoding alkylphosphonate utilization protein, whose amino-acid sequence MTDDNDDYVYDEATGEWISAADAATRATALDRIEVRDSAGNLLADGDSVITIKDLKVKGAGQTLRKGTVIKSIRLTGDAQEIDCRYEGIKGLVLRAEFVRKH is encoded by the coding sequence ATGACCGATGACAACGATGATTATGTCTATGATGAAGCTACGGGTGAATGGATAAGCGCCGCTGACGCGGCCACGCGAGCTACAGCCCTTGATCGGATCGAGGTACGGGACTCCGCCGGAAATCTGCTCGCGGATGGCGATAGCGTCATAACGATCAAGGATCTTAAGGTCAAAGGGGCGGGTCAGACCCTTCGGAAGGGGACCGTCATCAAGTCGATCCGGCTCACAGGAGATGCCCAGGAGATTGACTGCCGTTATGAGGGCATCAAGGGTCTTGTCCTTCGAGCGGAATTCGTGCGCAAGCACTGA